One Polaribacter sp. KT25b DNA segment encodes these proteins:
- a CDS encoding helix-turn-helix domain-containing protein, whose amino-acid sequence MINSLEFTTRIKKVMEFHDLSASLFADKIGVQRSSISHILSGRNKPSLDFVLKITSEFKDVDIHWLLNGIGSFPKNEKTVTQTSTPTLFANNSNDGKRIQRIVVFYADGTFEEYQK is encoded by the coding sequence ATGATAAACAGTTTAGAATTTACAACTAGGATTAAAAAAGTGATGGAATTTCATGATTTATCGGCTTCTTTATTCGCAGATAAAATAGGAGTTCAGCGTTCAAGTATATCTCATATTCTATCAGGAAGAAACAAACCAAGTTTAGATTTTGTTTTAAAAATCACCTCCGAATTTAAGGATGTAGATATTCATTGGTTGTTAAACGGAATAGGTTCTTTTCCTAAAAATGAAAAAACTGTAACCCAAACTTCCACTCCAACTTTGTTCGCAAATAACTCAAATGATGGAAAACGAATTCAAAGAATTGTGGTTTTTTATGCTGATGGAACTTTTGAAGAATATCAGAAATAA
- a CDS encoding HipA family kinase gives MNKIDIRTVNVTQYLQPLREGGSLPAIVKADDGFLYVLKFRGAGQGKKALISEFIGGELARAIGLNVPELVFMNLDDSFSKTEPDEEIQDLLKFSVGLNLGLHFLSSSITYDPLVSDVDSLTASKVVILDSLISNIDRTAKNTNLLNWNKELWVIDNGASLYFHHHWETWENHLSRTFPLIKDHVLLPKATSLQEALSEIKKIINTDVIKEIVANIPEDWLESEGDFLNADEMRAAYISFLNAKLSMIDTLVKEAEDAR, from the coding sequence ATGAATAAAATTGATATTCGAACCGTAAATGTTACGCAATATTTACAACCTTTAAGAGAAGGTGGTTCTTTGCCCGCAATTGTAAAAGCAGATGATGGATTTTTATATGTGCTAAAATTTAGAGGTGCAGGTCAAGGCAAGAAAGCATTGATATCAGAATTTATTGGTGGCGAATTGGCAAGAGCAATTGGTTTAAATGTTCCGGAGTTGGTTTTTATGAATCTTGATGATTCTTTTAGTAAAACAGAACCCGATGAAGAAATTCAAGACTTATTAAAATTTAGCGTAGGTTTAAATTTAGGATTGCATTTTTTATCAAGCTCAATAACATACGATCCTTTGGTTTCTGATGTTGATTCTTTAACAGCTTCTAAAGTTGTAATTTTAGATAGTCTGATTAGTAATATTGACAGAACTGCAAAAAACACCAATTTGCTAAATTGGAACAAAGAACTTTGGGTAATTGATAATGGTGCAAGTTTGTACTTTCATCATCATTGGGAAACTTGGGAAAATCATTTATCAAGAACTTTCCCTTTGATAAAAGATCATGTACTTCTACCAAAAGCAACTTCTTTACAAGAAGCTTTATCAGAAATAAAAAAAATTATAAATACTGATGTAATAAAAGAAATTGTTGCGAACATTCCTGAAGATTGGTTAGAAAGTGAAGGCGATTTTTTAAATGCTGATGAAATGAGAGCTGCATATATTTCTTTTTTAAATGCAAAATTATCGATGATTGATACATTAGTTAAAGAAGCGGAAGATGCAAGATAA
- a CDS encoding DUF3037 domain-containing protein gives MQDKVTFEYAIIRFVPKVEREEFFNIGVLLFSKRKKFLGIKFEINPNKLKVFASEIELETLNNYLNAWKLICEGKAAGGKIGELEISDRFRWLAACRSTIIQSSKTHPGLCENPEKELQDIFEKYVL, from the coding sequence ATGCAAGATAAAGTAACATTTGAATATGCCATCATCAGATTTGTACCAAAAGTAGAACGCGAAGAATTCTTTAATATTGGTGTGCTCCTTTTTTCGAAAAGGAAAAAATTTTTAGGTATAAAATTTGAAATCAATCCAAATAAATTAAAAGTTTTTGCATCAGAAATTGAATTGGAAACTTTAAACAATTATTTAAACGCTTGGAAATTAATTTGTGAAGGAAAAGCTGCTGGAGGCAAAATTGGCGAATTAGAAATATCCGATCGTTTTAGATGGTTAGCTGCTTGCAGAAGTACAATTATTCAGAGTTCTAAAACACATCCTGGATTGTGCGAAAATCCTGAAAAAGAATTACAAGATATTTTCGAAAAATATGTTTTGTAA